The window TCATTGTATATTTgtagaaaagctcagctacatttgacctaattcattgtatatgaggtctttttgggacatattaatCGTATGAACAAACGGTTAAGAGCGTTAAAAACTACATTCCacgaccttcaatttggtatataatatgtcccaaaaagtcatcatatagcacacaaaatatatttctcaaaaagcttcattgacacacctacttgtcacctatgcagtctgcgcagtcttGCAAACTGCACATAtttctctactccgatgtcgtatcaacgaacggtttaatgtgttagacACTAGACTTGTATATCGTCAATTTGATATGTGGATAATCCTATAATTCAAAGTACATTGGAGAaatgctcagctacatttgacctaagtttcagtatatttatgaatgtaacttctGATGATATTTGCCAAATTTTGTTCCACTACTCGTTTGAcgtcaaaacataacacacgactatcataagataaaaataactcataatataacctccttatcattttgagcaccttagtctcaccccaaaagtacatgttataacattcccaacttgtcgactttcgacgaaacttatttttttcGATTCGTTTAGTttctaagccttccaacactcttggtacttggtattagtgatcttaaatatttgtaacatccatggtaacatgattaacttactttatatactttcaaaaatgatctcatttctgagcttacatcagttgacttacgacgtactatcacgtatgaaaacatggggtgtaacattggGAGTGCCTATTGAAGGGATCTCATCCATTGAGGGGACTTGTTCTCCCAATTTCAGAAGTGCCATTCTGAAGGATGATGCTGTGCAACAAGGGGAACGGGTGCACAAGAAGGCCTTCCTTCCAATGTATCAACTTATGTTTGAGATGGTGAAAAAAGTCTTGCTTCCACGTGCGGAAAGGCATTCCATTACATCAAAAATAGACCTATTCCTCATGGAAGCACTGAATGCCTACACCACTATCAATGTGCCTGGTCTCATGATAGAGCATATGAAGAAAGTGGCAGACTTCAAGAATGGCAATCATGGTCTATCCTATGGGTTCTTGCTCACTAAGGTATTTCACTTTTTCAAAGTCTTTTTGGGAAAAGCAACAGTGGGAACTCGCAAGCAGACCTTATCAAAGACCACCTTGGAGGAATGTGAGTGCATTGATAAGAAAGGAGGGGTTGGTAGCAATTCCACTATCTCTCAATTGATTGATGCTCAAAATTCTGCAAATGAGAAGATAAGGAGGTTAAAGGCACGGAATGCCATTCTTGTAGGGCAGCTTAGTCAGGCCAGGAGGCACCTAGTTCCAGCAGTGCACAAGGCACAGAGGTTGCTCGCCTCACCAAGGAAAATGCAGATCTCAGGAAACAGGTCGAGGACCTGAAGGAGCGGCTGCTTAACGAACAAGTGTTTGCAAATGCTTGAATGGATATTCTCCTCAGAACCCTTGCCTCCTCATCCCTGCCTCCCCCTTCTAGTGCTCCTTAAAACAGTCCCATTACCAGTGTCCAGTTAAATGTTGTTTGTCCTACCTTGGtcctctttttattatttttgtggcTGGTACTTTtaagttttatttttgtaaatGGTTGTGTAACAATGGTACTACTATTTATGTTCTCATTTCCTTCAAATTAATGAGCTTTTCGTCTTTTTGCTATGCATGTTATACTTTTATGCTTTGTTTTTAGCCATGTTGTATGCacacatgtggcatgagttaaccaTGCTGgacttctttttgcttattacTTGTgtaatctttttatgatgccaaaagggggaagaaaaTTGAAAGGGGGAAGAAAATTGAGATGGGGAACATGTTCTCTCGGGGGGAATACAGGATATATTGTATGGTGATCTGGTTCCCAGGGGGAACgtcaattataagtttgtcatcatcaaaaaggggggaAATGATAAGTTATGTGCActtttatattttgatgatctaacaaactttatGATAAGAACCAAATGGGGAACTTGTTACACATCCTCAAAGTACTCAAGAATAACAAGCCTCGAGTCGGGCACAAGTTCCAACAACTAGAGTCAAAGAGACGACAGAGGGAATAGATGGATATTAGTTTTCTTGCTGACTGTACCAGTCAACTCCCCATAGCTGTAAAATCACTACAACTGTTCCTTTACACACACGCAACAGTGCAAACAGTGCATCAgtcactttatggggaatgccttGTACTGGATAATTGCTTGCATCATCCAAGTGACATCGCTTGTATATTATCAATATGAAGCAAAGGAAAAACACACACTTGCACATCCGAAAAATCAACAAGTTTTCTCTCAAGTGTGTTGCTATCTTGCAAGTGACTTCAAGGCTTCAAGAACAAAGGACCAGTTTCCAGCACTGAGTTACCATATGTCCTTAGTGGTGTTGTAACTTTGTTAGAGTGatctacttgtaattcctacttagcttagctaGAAGCATTCTGTAGGAAACCATTTGTAAAACCATAAATCTTGtatttgtgtcttggctagagttagtcgagttgtaagctttgtaatagagttattacaaagaggcttataatagagttattacaagtgagtgagggattaagagtttaattcctaggttacaataatttgtaatctgaagtttgctcagtagtgaagttgaaatcctacgagtgtaggtcATGATTTTTAATCCCATGAGCTGGGAGTTTTTCACGTATAATTCTGTTGTGTTATTTACTTATCTCTTATTGTGTGTctgtgggaactgatagagaatcaggttctctatacagtttggtggatcCTAATTTTCCATCAATATTAATACTAATATTCTGCaaaaaatgaatcaatatataaTTAATGACATTGCATCCTTGCAAAGAGTGCTTCTTGGTCTACTGGTCAAGCTCATGTTTTAGCTTATAAAGGTCATAGGTTCAAGGTTGGACTTGGACATTCTTTTTTCCGAACATCTTTGAGTGAGCATTTTCGATAAAAAGTTAAGGCTAAGGAGAATTGAACCTACACGTCCTTTTGCAATAATATTCAACTAAACCATTGGGCCAAGACTCTTcagcttgtgagaaaataatattaaatattacttatttttatttatttatgtaaatACGACCTGAAAAGTTTTGTTATGCCCCTGGCGGTAAAATGGTCTTTGTGTGACCTATATGTCACGAGTTCGAGTTGTGGAagagccactaatgcttgcattagggtaggctgtctacatcacatcCCTTTGGATGCCGCCATTCCCAGACCATGCATGAACGCGgaatgctttgtgcaccgggctgcccttgtTTTTGCAAGTTGCTATTTTGATTGTCATCTATCATTTCTAAAGAGACAATTCAATAGATGATTTCACAggacttaaaagaaaatagaaaaaagtaATATAATCTTTAATGGCCATAATATGATCAAGAATCAGCACAATGAGCAATGAAATACTTTTATTATTTTCCCAAATTGTCTGCTTTACAAAAGGCTTGCACCACTCAATACTAAGCAAATTTTCACTAAGGCAGACAATAACATGACAAAAACTGCTAAGACAAAGAAGTCATTTGCCTTACTTTCACAACCTTTGATTTGCCTGTCTAGTCTCAGGGCTGTGCAAAGGGTAAACAGCTTTACTATTTTGCCTCACTAACAATGGTGATGAAGAATTCCCAATATCTCTAAATGGTAGCCTTTTCTGTACTCCTGATTCTTTGCTACATGAAGATTCTTTTCTTCTCCCAACAGGCGAAAGTTCCGGCTTACAACTCCTGTCAATGGCTCCCCGATTTTCCTTCAGACGATGCATAAACATGCGCTTTTCCTTCTCTAGTTGTTTCCCTAGAGAAACAGGCGGCAAATCTTTTGTTGAGATCACTTCCACACCTTTTTGTTTTTGCAACTTCTGATTGGCATTTTCTTCTTTCAACCGACAAATCAGCACGCGTTTTTCCTTCTCTATTTGTTTGGCTAATGACACCAGAGGCGAATTCGGAGTAGATGTTACCTCCCTCTGATCATGTGCTATAGCTTTCTTTGTCCTTGATTTTTCTAGCTCCTCTTTTGTTGCAGATAATTGACACTGCAGCTCATTTGCATTGGTTTCAAATGCTTGTGCTTTATCTTTCCATTCCTCCACCTAATAAAAGCCAAGACAATGAGAATACTTTTCAAGAAATAATAATAGTGTCTGAACTTTTTATAGTACTTAATAGTATTAGATTCTTACAGAGGACTGTAAAGATTGGATTTCATGAGCAAAATTAAGGGCTCGATTTTCCCAGAAATCGCGAGAAGCCTGCAGTTCTTCCATTTCACCCCTGACTTGCTGCAGCATTTCTTGCATTTGTGACCATTGCTCAGTTTCAGCTCTCACTTGTTCTACGATCCTTCGTACTATAACCTTGCAACGCCCTGAGCATTTGTTCTCCTCGAGTGGCATCAACTCCTGTTTGTATGAAAGAATGGGTGCAAAAACTATCTCATCAGTTCAAAACTAGGAATAGAACTCATTGTATGATGAAGACAAGTAGTACATTGCAAATGTTCAATTCTGATTTCTTACTTCCAAATGTTATAACATAGTAAAAGATTATCATCAATTCTTGAGATGTTGTGTGGAATACTCTCTTTTTAGGGTTGTTTTCCACGTAAGATCAACGAACTAAAATGAAAATCTCTAGAAATTCATCAACTCGACAACAACAAACCTCatgtaatctcacaagtggagtCCGGAGAGGATAGTGTGCATAAAGACCTTACCCAAGGCAGAGAGGCTAGAAATTCATCAACGCTAAAAATTACAGATTGCCACATAAAATAAAATTGTCAAATAAGGGCTGTCGCATCATCAAAATGTCATATCCAACACCTACAACTACAATTAGCAAAATAACATATCCAGGTCCCTCTACAATTACAGGACTTTATCTTATGTTGATATGGTCCACCATTTGGTGCTGATAAATTTAAAATAACTCTGTTTAAAAGCAGTATCTTAAACTTACTAAAGGACAACAGAAGAAAATAGTAAAACTTCAGTATTACAATACTAATAAGTGCTCTACAGAGTTTTAAATTATTGTTGAGGATACAGACAAAAGAAGTAcaattatatgtataaaatatttcatCATTCTGACTTTACCTGAGATGGTTGTCTAGTAGAAAAAGTTGATGAAGGGTCTGTAAAAGTATCAATTCTCTTGGAAGTTGAAGCAGAACTGGCAACAGAACTGTTTGCTGTGCTAGTAAGTGTTGCCCCATATTCTTCCTCCATCCTATCTAACATACCCTTTGACAGTCCATCCATTTTCATTCTTAGAACCTCcacctgcaaaaaaaaaaaatttaaatattttattttcctaaaGCCGAAAATAGAACAAAGTCACTTTAAATGTTGTGCACCTACAGTGTACAAGCTTTTCTACACTATCA is drawn from Nicotiana tabacum cultivar K326 chromosome 9, ASM71507v2, whole genome shotgun sequence and contains these coding sequences:
- the LOC107785505 gene encoding uncharacterized protein LOC107785505 isoform X2 translates to MSSTITRKPKWQPTPPPPPSPKILHFPRRTRRKNPKNTTSKNTKKKHLYNMCNPLELHEKYYYKGRLESLFDQEREFHRSSSSNVNIVVPTTSTSNCTATERRERVEEQEEEDEGDRERERLGEEKWRFQAEMLRAECNFLRMEREFALKKLERNRVKMEKTLRSAVQTLISGKKKIFDGKNVNAVLEEEIEDLAEKLEELKKSCKSKDVEVRHCSNFDKKACLLQKRLEKLGGLTDEKTLKELQQLTHQSNNELDKESCASSGNDKSKNTPTDVEVLRMKMDGLSKGMLDRMEEEYGATLTSTANSSVASSASTSKRIDTFTDPSSTFSTRQPSQELMPLEENKCSGRCKVIVRRIVEQVRAETEQWSQMQEMLQQVRGEMEELQASRDFWENRALNFAHEIQSLQSSVEEWKDKAQAFETNANELQCQLSATKEELEKSRTKKAIAHDQREVTSTPNSPLVSLAKQIEKEKRVLICRLKEENANQKLQKQKGVEVISTKDLPPVSLGKQLEKEKRMFMHRLKENRGAIDRSCKPELSPVGRRKESSCSKESGVQKRLPFRDIGNSSSPLLVRQNSKAVYPLHSPETRQANQRL
- the LOC107785505 gene encoding uncharacterized protein LOC107785505 isoform X1, whose amino-acid sequence is MSSTITRKPKWQPTPPPPPSPKILHFPRRTRRKNPKNTTSKNTKKKHLYNMCNPLELHEKYYYKGRLESLFDQEREFHRSSSSNVNIVVPTTSTSNCTATERRERVEEQEEEDEGDRESRERLGEEKWRFQAEMLRAECNFLRMEREFALKKLERNRVKMEKTLRSAVQTLISGKKKIFDGKNVNAVLEEEIEDLAEKLEELKKSCKSKDVEVRHCSNFDKKACLLQKRLEKLGGLTDEKTLKELQQLTHQSNNELDKESCASSGNDKSKNTPTDVEVLRMKMDGLSKGMLDRMEEEYGATLTSTANSSVASSASTSKRIDTFTDPSSTFSTRQPSQELMPLEENKCSGRCKVIVRRIVEQVRAETEQWSQMQEMLQQVRGEMEELQASRDFWENRALNFAHEIQSLQSSVEEWKDKAQAFETNANELQCQLSATKEELEKSRTKKAIAHDQREVTSTPNSPLVSLAKQIEKEKRVLICRLKEENANQKLQKQKGVEVISTKDLPPVSLGKQLEKEKRMFMHRLKENRGAIDRSCKPELSPVGRRKESSCSKESGVQKRLPFRDIGNSSSPLLVRQNSKAVYPLHSPETRQANQRL